A region of the Neomicrococcus lactis genome:
TTCTTGCGAACGGACCTCGAGCAGCGGCGATGTTCGGCTTCCCGCTCAAGGGTGCCCTTCCATTTCGTCGGGACACGCTCTCAAGATTACTTGATAAAAGTTTCAATGTCACATTCTGATCACGAAATGGAGACGGAATGATCACGAAGAATTAGACGAATGGCTAAAAATCCCTGATTTTCAACGATTTTTCCCGTCACGCACACGTTTAAAGAAATCCACAGGCGTTAATCGAGCCTTGATCGTTATCTCTCCGTTACATTCGGTTACGAGTGAAGTGTCTCACCAAATGCGTGGTTTCGGGCTGAAAAGCTACTTTTCTTCAGCCTTAACAAAGATGTGCTGAGAGACTTCCGCCGGCAGCTCCAAAGCTCCCTCGACACCTTCGACTCGCACCACGATGTATCCCGGGGAACGTTCCAAGGTGATCGTCGCGCCTGGCTTGATCCCACCTTCATTGAGCTGGCCCAAAAGTTCTGGATCAACCTGAATAGTTTCAGCGAGCCGGAGCACCGTAATAGGTCCGGTCATTCCGGAGTCCAAAGCAGTATCAAGATTCGTGACCGGCACCGCGATATCTGCCCAACCGCGTCCACCCAGACTCTCCAGTCCAGGGATCGGGTTTCCATAGGGAGACATTTCCGGCTTGCCCAGTAGTTCAAACAGGCGGCGCTCCACCCGTTCGCTCATCACGTGTTCCCAGCGGCACGCTTCGTCATGAACGTATTCCCACTCGAGGCCAATCACGTCTGCAAGCAATCGCTCCGCGAGACGGTGCTTACGCATGACTTCGGTGGCCAGCGTGCGTCCACTGGCGGACAGCTGCAACTGGCGGTCGTCGGAAACATGTACCAAGCCATCGCGTTCCATGCGCGCAACGGTCTGTGAAACAGTGGGGCCTGAGTGGCCAAGTCGCTCAGCAATTCGGGCGCGCAAAGGAGTAATGCTCTCTTCTTCGAGCTCCAAGATGGTTCTTAAATACATCTCGGTGGTATCGATTAAGTCAGTCACTGCAACTCCCCAGAAGTTTGTACGAGAGTAATTTCCCCGTCGAATATACGGCTTCTCTCTCCTTTGTACCTTAGCCCAGTGTGTTTTTGCTTGTTCACATTTTGGGCGCCGATCTGACATCTACCCGGCCGGTGGACGAAAATAGAGAGACGCACCGTGGCTCGTAGCTTGGTTGCACCACCCCACACCTCTGAAAGGTTCCTGCTTTGACGAATATCGCGATCCCCCATGAACTCCTACCGGGCGACGGACGATTCGGCGCCGGGCCTTCAAAGGTCCGCGACGAACAAGTACAGGCCATCGTTGACGCACAGCGCACCATCCTTGGCACGTCCCACCGCCAGGCACCAGTCAAGAACTTGGTGAAGAGCGTTCAGGAAGGCCTCAAGACCTTCTTTAATGCCCCTGAGGGATACGAAGTCATTCTTGGCGTCGGCGGATCCACCGCATTCTGGGATGCCGCAAGCTTTGGACTGGTCCGCCAGAAGGCACAGCACTTGTCCTTCGGTGAGTTTGGCTCGAAGTTCGCCTCGGCCACCAACAAGGCGCCCTTCCTCGATGCTTCCACCATCTTGAAGTCAGAGCCGGGCACGCGTCCTGCTCCAGTCGCCGAAGAAGGCGTTGACGTTTACGCATGGCCTCACAACGAAACCTCCACCGGTGTCTTCGCTCCAGTGAAGCGCTTGGAAGGTGCCGCCGATGACGCACTCGTTGTTGTCGACGCAACCTCAGCTGCCGGCGGTCTCGACGTTTCTCTTGGAGAGACTGACGTCTACTACTTCGCTCCGCAGAAGAATTTCGCTTCTGACGGCGGCCTCTGGATCGCTATGTTCTCCCCTGCTGCACTTGAGCGCGTCGCTGAAATCAAGAGCACGGATCGCTGGATCCCAGACTTCTTGGATCTGAGCACGGCCGTTGATAACTCGCTCAAAAACCAGACGTACAACACGCCAAGCCTCACCACGCTGGTTTCCCTGGACAACCAGGTTCAGTGGCTCAACAATAACGGTGGCTTGAAGTGGGCTGCAGGCCGCACTGCTGACTCGGCTGGTCGCGTCTACTCGTGGGCAGAAGCTCACGAAAAGGCCACCCCATTCGTGGTCAACGCCGATGAACGCTCCAACGTCATCGCCACCATCGACTTCGATGACAGCGTGGATGCAGCTGCCGTCGCCAAGGTCCTTCGCGCCAACGGCGTCGTCGACACCGAGCCTTACCGCAAGCTTGGCCGCAACCAGTTGCGTATCGCCACCTTCGTCGCGATCGAACCGGATGACGTCACGAAGCTCACCCAGTGCATCGACTACGTGCTCGAAAACCTCTAAGCCCTAGGGCTCCACAGCACGGCCAACGCAAAGGCCGGTCGCTTGCCAGAGGGAATCTCAACGATTTCCCCGGAAGGCGACCGGCCTTCGTACTTCTTATATTCAGTATCGGACTTATTCAGCCTTGGAGGACTCGGAAGTCTCCGCAGAGTCATCTTCGGTGACTTCCACTTCGCTCGAGGCATCCACCGTGTCCGCAGGCTCTTCGCCTTCGGAAGCTGCGTCGTCGTGCTCCGATTCTTCCGACTCAATTTCCTCCGCCGTCACGCGCGCTGCCCACGGCACCCATTCGGGAGCCAGCAGCGCACCTTCGCCAGGAATCAAGCCCAACTCGCAGACTGTGGCTTCCTTGGAACGCGGGACGCGCGCCAGGCTGATGAACCAGACCCAGCCGTCGTAGCCTGCGACCTCGGCCGCAAAGCGGTGCGTGACGAGTCGTTCGCCATCCGCAGTTGCAGACAAATGCTCGCCAAGCTGGTCCGCTTCGACCACCTCGAGGAGACGGTCACGGGCAACATCCACGGCTTGCGCGAGGAAATCATCAAGCTTGGCTTTACGCGTCATTAGGCATCCAAATCGTCGGCGACGGCACGCAGTACAGCTGCAATCTTCGCACCCTGCGTCTTCTCAGGGTAACGACCCCGACGCAGACCGTTGGAAATGCCGTCCAACAACTTAATAAGGTCTTCCACCAAGATGGCCTGTTCGTCCGCTGGCTTGCGACGCGCGCGAGCCACGGAAGGAGCCTCCTCGATGAGGCGCGCAGACAACGCTTGCGCACCCTTGCGCCCCTCAGCAATACCAAATTCCATGCGCGCGCCATTGCGAACGGTCGTCAAACCGTCTTCCAACGCAGACGCATGCAAATACACTTCTTGGCCGTCATCCGTCACCAAGAACCCGAAACCCTTTGAGGGTTCAAACCATTTCACTTTGCCGGTAGGCACTTCTTCAAACCTCTTCTGGTCAAACAACAGCCCCGGCACGGTCCGGGGCTTTCCGCTGCGGCTCGTGCCGCGATATTCGTCTACTGGGCGTGCTTCTCGCTGTGCGCAAAAACGAACTGCACCGGAAAGTCAGTCTTTAAAGTTTACGCTATCGGAGCGTCTTAGTCAGGTTGCAGCAAGGGGTGAAGGCGGGGTTTCACTGTAGGCTGTGTGCGTGAAAGTTCAAGAAAGCCCCGCCTCGTCGTCATCGGTCTCTCGTTCGGTACTGATCCTGGCGGTTGCCGCTGCGGTTCTTTCGCTCGTTGCCCTCTTTATTACGTTGGTGCTGTACGCGATGAGCGTCACGCCGTGGCCCGGCTTGATTGCCATTGGGCTCTACGGGCTACCGATTGCGCTGATTTTCCTGCTTATTTATGTGGTTTTGTCTTTGCGAGAACGACGACGCCGCGCGGCTTCCGCACACACCGAGCGATAGCAAAGACTACATATAGGGCGCTCACAGTCGATTCCCAGCTTATTCCTCCACCATGGTCATATGAATACCAGAAATGCAGAGGCGAAGCTGCTGGTTGTCGACGACGAACCAAACATTCGCGAACTCCTCTCCACGTCATTGCGATTCGCTGGTTTTGATGTTGTCGCCGCGGCCGATGGTCGTGAAGCCCTCGCCGCTGTAGAGCGCGAACAGCCTGATCTTGCCGTGCTCGACGTGATGCTTCCGGACATGGACGGCTTTACGGTGACTCGCAAGCTGCGCGCCGCCGGCCGCCACTTCCCGGTCCTGTTCTTGACAGCCCGTGATGACACTGAAGACAAGGTCACCGGCCTGACGGTTGGCGGCGACGATTACGTCACCAAGCCTTTCAGCCTCGACGAGGTTGTTGCGCGCATTCGTGCCGTCTTGCGCCGCACTCATTCGGTGGACGACGACGCCGCGATCTTGCGTGTTGATGACCTCGAGTTGGACGACGACGCTCACGAGGTACGCCGTTCCGGCGAGATCATCGATCTCTCCCCCACCGAATTCAAGCTCTTGCGTTACCTCATGATGAACCCCAACCGCGTGCTCTCTAAGGCACAGATCCTGGATCACGTGTGGGAATACGACTTCAACGGCGACGCCTCGATCGTGGAGTCCTACATCTCCTACTTGCGACGCAAAATCGACTCCCGCCCAGAATGGCCATCGCTCATTCAGACCAAGCGCGGAGTGGGTTACCTGATGCGCACGGCTGATCGTCGCTAACGGCTACGCTTAATGTCACCCGGTCTTTGCACCGGGTGACACTTTTTTGCCACAGGAAATAATGGATCATTTGAAAAAGTTCTTTCGCCAGATATCGTTGCGCTCCAAGCTGGTAGCGCTCATGTCTGGGCTCATGATCTTGGGCATTGTGGCCACTGCGTGGGGCACGTCCTACACGTTGCAGTCCACGCTGATGCAGCAAATTGATTCTGACTTGGCGGCCAACTCCGGACCGCTCATGAACTCGATGTTGCAGTTGAATCAGCAGAACTCCTCGAGCACGCAGCCGTCGAATACGGATACGGTTCGCTTATTGCGGTTCAACGGTTCCATTCGCACGCCGGACGGATCGGTCTACTACGCGTTGCCAACCGCCAGCCAGGCTGACACTCCGCAGATACCGGCTCTCACCTTGGCTCAAGTCCAGGAGCTCGAGAACCGCTCTCTGGACATTCCGGGCACCGCCTCCGGGTCCGATGGTTGGCGCATGAAGGCCTTCGCCCTCGCCGACAATTCTGGGTATATGACCATCGCGCTGCCGCTGAATCAGGCGAAGGACACGATCGAGCAGGCGACCGCCTCCATCATGTTCACCGGAATGCTGTCCACGCTCATCATGTCCATGATCGCCTACGGCGCCACCTCGAGAGCCTTCCGACCGCTCATCCGCGTTGAACGCACCGCAGCTGCCATTGCAGCTGGGGACTTGTCTCGACGCGTGGAGGACTTCCCGCCAGAAACCGAAGTGGGACGTCTTTCCCACTCGCTCAACGCGATGCTTGCGCATATTGAACAAGCTTTCCGTGGCCGCGCGATGTCAGAGCGCAAGATGCGTCAGTTCATTCAAGACGCGTCCCACGAGCTCCGCACTCCTCTGGTCACGATTCGCGGATACTCCGAGTTGTACCGCCAAGGCGGCATCAAGGAACCTGAACACATCGCTCAAGCGATGGGGCGCATTGAGAATGAAGCCAAGCGCATGGGCCAGCTGGTCGAGGACCTCTTGACCCTTGCTCGGCTGGATGAGCAACGTCCACTCGATGTGACACCTGTTGATCTTTTGCTTTTGGCCTCTGACGCGGTTGAAGATGCCAAGGTCAGCGCGCCTGATCGCGTGGTGCGTTTGATTGGCATTGACGAAGGCCCTCCGCGTTCCGCCCCAACCCGTGGCGATGAGGCACGCTTGCGCCAAGTGGTGGCCAACCTGATGACGAATGCCATGCGCTACACGCCAGCAGGTTCTCCTATCGAAGTTGCCGTGG
Encoded here:
- a CDS encoding DUF3027 domain-containing protein, which encodes MTRKAKLDDFLAQAVDVARDRLLEVVEADQLGEHLSATADGERLVTHRFAAEVAGYDGWVWFISLARVPRSKEATVCELGLIPGEGALLAPEWVPWAARVTAEEIESEESEHDDAASEGEEPADTVDASSEVEVTEDDSAETSESSKAE
- a CDS encoding sensor histidine kinase, coding for MDHLKKFFRQISLRSKLVALMSGLMILGIVATAWGTSYTLQSTLMQQIDSDLAANSGPLMNSMLQLNQQNSSSTQPSNTDTVRLLRFNGSIRTPDGSVYYALPTASQADTPQIPALTLAQVQELENRSLDIPGTASGSDGWRMKAFALADNSGYMTIALPLNQAKDTIEQATASIMFTGMLSTLIMSMIAYGATSRAFRPLIRVERTAAAIAAGDLSRRVEDFPPETEVGRLSHSLNAMLAHIEQAFRGRAMSERKMRQFIQDASHELRTPLVTIRGYSELYRQGGIKEPEHIAQAMGRIENEAKRMGQLVEDLLTLARLDEQRPLDVTPVDLLLLASDAVEDAKVSAPDRVVRLIGIDEGPPRSAPTRGDEARLRQVVANLMTNAMRYTPAGSPIEVAVGVLPVIDGRSDSVLAIRDHGPGISEADAKRVFERFYRADTSRQRETGGTGLGLAIVAAIAAQHDGSVRLTNTDGGGATMSIHLPHVPFEPLDGPESDMDDDDGSPLETRNVKGTDAEKSSTPENDGARGIISWTKDKGSKK
- a CDS encoding cold-shock protein, with the translated sequence MPTGKVKWFEPSKGFGFLVTDDGQEVYLHASALEDGLTTVRNGARMEFGIAEGRKGAQALSARLIEEAPSVARARRKPADEQAILVEDLIKLLDGISNGLRRGRYPEKTQGAKIAAVLRAVADDLDA
- a CDS encoding metal-dependent transcriptional regulator, which translates into the protein MTDLIDTTEMYLRTILELEEESITPLRARIAERLGHSGPTVSQTVARMERDGLVHVSDDRQLQLSASGRTLATEVMRKHRLAERLLADVIGLEWEYVHDEACRWEHVMSERVERRLFELLGKPEMSPYGNPIPGLESLGGRGWADIAVPVTNLDTALDSGMTGPITVLRLAETIQVDPELLGQLNEGGIKPGATITLERSPGYIVVRVEGVEGALELPAEVSQHIFVKAEEK
- the serC gene encoding phosphoserine transaminase, translating into MTNIAIPHELLPGDGRFGAGPSKVRDEQVQAIVDAQRTILGTSHRQAPVKNLVKSVQEGLKTFFNAPEGYEVILGVGGSTAFWDAASFGLVRQKAQHLSFGEFGSKFASATNKAPFLDASTILKSEPGTRPAPVAEEGVDVYAWPHNETSTGVFAPVKRLEGAADDALVVVDATSAAGGLDVSLGETDVYYFAPQKNFASDGGLWIAMFSPAALERVAEIKSTDRWIPDFLDLSTAVDNSLKNQTYNTPSLTTLVSLDNQVQWLNNNGGLKWAAGRTADSAGRVYSWAEAHEKATPFVVNADERSNVIATIDFDDSVDAAAVAKVLRANGVVDTEPYRKLGRNQLRIATFVAIEPDDVTKLTQCIDYVLENL
- a CDS encoding response regulator transcription factor, whose protein sequence is MNTRNAEAKLLVVDDEPNIRELLSTSLRFAGFDVVAAADGREALAAVEREQPDLAVLDVMLPDMDGFTVTRKLRAAGRHFPVLFLTARDDTEDKVTGLTVGGDDYVTKPFSLDEVVARIRAVLRRTHSVDDDAAILRVDDLELDDDAHEVRRSGEIIDLSPTEFKLLRYLMMNPNRVLSKAQILDHVWEYDFNGDASIVESYISYLRRKIDSRPEWPSLIQTKRGVGYLMRTADRR